The nucleotide sequence CTGAACCTTAGTGAGTCAGTTCTGCCTGGTCAAAATACACCATTTTGAATCCAGAGAAACTATAGAATGCAAAGCTAGCTCTTACTCATCCTTCTCTGCAGCTAGCTGGACTTGTTTAAGGTTTAAACATCATCTCACCAGGGTTTTGATTGTATTAATAGTTTGTTGGTTTTTAGCGAACTGGGTCTCTTGCCTGTTTCTCTGTTTTCATGAGACTAGAAAATGGATGATCCTGAGATTAAAATAGCCCCAGATGCTAAATTTAGGATATCACATTATTATCAACCAGGACGTATGAGACAGAAATTGCTTGTGAGGAGTCACCAGAAGTTTATACAAAGACCAAATGTAGTGAGACCATGgaatctttctctttccctttgtcattttgcatttgaGGTGATAGCACCAAGGGCTGCCCTGCTTCCAGATGATCCCTTTTCAGAGTGCCGCTCTCTCAGAGGGCAGGGTCCCCTCTCTGCCAACATCAGTGACTCCAGTCAGAACCAGAGTGCTGATAGCCTGTGAGGGGACAGCAGGAATGTGTCTCCAGCCTCCACAAAGGTCATTGAAGTGTGTACTTGCACAGCCTCTTCCCTTAGGCCCCTGCTGTCCCAACACACTGCATACAGCTGAGCCTGGTTGCAATGCTCTTACTGCCGAAATTAAACACAGGCTTCAGGTGCTGGAAACTGTTGTTGAAAGATAAAGGCCTTGAAAATAGAGTTGCATTCTGACTATAGCTTACCTAGGGAAATATTAGAATTCTCTGCAGAGTTCAAATTATTTGTCAGCCATGAGTAATTAATGTACATCTCTCCTAGCTTTGTATTTAGAGTACCTAGAAAACAAAAGAACATGAATTTTCTATATGATGCTACATCCTGTTTTGGGTGCTTAGGGTTCCTGTCCACAAAGACTCAGGGCAGTGATCATAGGTTTGcattttaaatgacatttcttATCAGACAGTTTTTCAGTCTTCTCATCCCAGAACCTCTAATTGTGCCTGTAATTCTGAATTATAGGTGTGATGAACCAAGGAGTGGCCCCTATGGTAGGGACTCCAGCACCAGGTGGAAGTCCGTATGGACAGCAGGTGAGCCTCCAAATTGGATCTTCTAGGACTCAACAGAATTCAAGTTACCCTTTCTTTCTCAGAGCATGGGCTGAGTATTTTTCCCCCCTGACCCTTTATCTGTGCTCTTTCAGGTAGGTGTTCTGGGGCCTCCAGGGCAGCAGGCACCACCTCCATATCCTGGCCCACATCCTGCTGGCCCCCCTGTCATACAGCAGCCAACAACACCCATGTTTGTGGCTCCCCCACCGAAGACCCAACGGCTTCTCCACTCAGAGGCCTACCTAAAATACATTGAAGGACTCAGTGCTGAGTCCAACAGCATTAGCAAGTGGGACCAGACTCTGGCAGGTAAGGAGAGGTCTTTCTGAAGAAGCTTTTTCAAAATCTGTGCTTTATCAAAGTCCTCTTGCTGCTGTTGACATATTATAGGATAAGTATCCATTGTTCTTATATaggcataccttgttttattgcactttgccTTATTACACTTCTCAGATACcggttttttttttacaaattgaaagtttgtggcaCCCCCATGAGCAAGTCTCTCACCACCATTTTTACAATAGCATGTGGCCACTTCATGTTTCTGTTAACATTTTGGTAATTTCCACAATAGTTTCAACTTTTTCATTATAATTGTTATGGTGAATCTGTGATCAACAATCTTTGACATTACCATTATAAAATGATTACAGCCTGCTGAGGGCTCAGATGATGGCTGATAGTTTTTAGCAAtgtagtcttttaaaattaaggtacCTGTGTTGCTTTTTTAGACCTGACGCTATGTAACACACTTAATAGGCTACGGTATAGAATAAATGGAACTTTTACTTGCACTTGGGAAACAATTTAATGCGATTTGCTTTATTGTGATCTGGAACCAAACCTGAGGAAGgcctttttaagtaaaatatatatttagctgAAGCATTTTGCAGTTTTGTATATTGATATCAtatactgaaattttttttttttggctgagtttCAAAGCTTCATTTTATCATAAACATCAATGCTATCTCAATAAGtatattctgaattttttcaaCTACTTTTCAGGCATTTGGGCATAGCATAGATGTATTTGggcaaattaaaaattatttcatctcaaattttaaaaaagataaaagtattaTTGGAAGACATGTTTCTAATCTGTCAAGTTACTCATTTAGTTCAGCAGGCTTAACATATTTTCAGTACATACTGAAATAACTTGCCAAGTTTCCAAAGAAATTCAGAAGTTTCCATCCATTCTtcaggggcttcccgggtggctcagtggtaaagaaatcacctgccaatgcaggagatgcaggtttgatttcagggtcaggaaggtcccctgaaaaaggaaatggtaacctactccagtattcttgcctgggaaattccatggacagaggagcctggagggctataattcatggagtcacaaaagaatgACTTGACGACTAAACATCAACAATTCATCCTTCATTTCTAAGCCAGATTTGatcattgatttcttttaagagtaGTAGTTTTCCCTTTCCTCACATTTACCTTTTTAGGAATTTTTGTTAGTATTGAAGTTATTAAATATCACAAGTGCTTACAACAAAATACTAGTGGTCAGATCTTTTAGCTGTTTGTGCAACTCTTATGTTCCCAGTTCTAGTAATTTTGTTACATTGTGCAGCTCTTGTGAAGTAACTGttagaaattagaaaatttcTAAACTGTAAAGCATGAAATGAGACATCCTTGGCTAGGTTGACTCATACCTAAGTAAAATAGTTTTCTAAAAACCAAGATGtcagagatttccctggtggtccagtggttaggaatccaggcttccactacagggggctgggttcgatccctggtcaggtaactaagaccCCATGTGCCATGCAAATATGCATGCCAGCATTTTACTGTGTGTGGCAAATAagtaaaagaaacttaaaaaaaaaaaacaagatgccTATAAAACAATATATGAAATTTTCTGGGAAATATTCTGTAGAGTTAATTtcataatatttaataaacagCAAATGTTTCACATTTCAATAAGTCTGTCAGACCTTAGGACTGATGTTTACATTTCTCTGTCCACACTTCCATTTTCAGCTCGAAGACGTGATGTCCATCTGTCGAAAGAACAGGAGAGCCGCCTTCCCTCTCACTGGCTAAAAAGTAAAGGGGCCCACACCACCATGGCAGATGCCCTATGGCGCCTTCGGGATCTGATGCTCCGAGACACCCTCAACATTCGCCAAGCATACAATCTAGAAAACCTTTAATCACGTCAATTACTTTTCTTTTATAGAAGCATAGAGAGTTTTGTGGAACAGTAGCCATTTTAgttactgggggtggggggagataaaAAGGATGacaatttttattgcattttactGTACATCACAAGGCCATTTTTATATAAGGACACTTTTAATAAGCTatttcaatttgtttttgttATATTAAGTTGACTTTATCAAATACACAAAGattttttttgcatatgtttCCTTCGTTTAAAACCAGTTTCATAATTGGTTGTATATTTAGACTCGGAGTTTTACCTTTTTACTTGTTGCCATAGAGCTGAAACCACCAGAGGTTTTGTCTTGgcttggggtttttgtttttcatttttttggttggtatttttgtttgttttttaaataacaaacaaaatggaaaaaaaaaaacacatacaaaagAGTTTACAGATTAGTTTAAGTTGACATGAAATGTGAAGTTGGTCCTAGTTTACATCTTAGAGAAGGGGGTGTACTTGTGTCTGTTTCATGTGCCTAAATATCTTCAGCCACTTTTGCAAAAACTGTTTCTTCCAGGTAAAGTAAAAGGTTGTTAGTTACTTGATAGATGTTTGACAGACGTGGCACATTTGCTCTAGTAACTCAGAAATCTGAAGTTAGCTCTGTGCAGTCTTCTGTAACTAGTGCATCTCCCGGACACCCGGAGGGAGAAAGCACTTTTTCTTGCTCTGAGTTAGACATCTGTAGTGTCAGTTACCTTTGCAGAACATGTGCACAACCCTGAATTATGTTTAGTCTTGGCAGGTAAGTTTAAGGGTACTCTTGATCTTTTTATAATGAATTCACAATTTATGCCTATACATGTTAAGACGATTTAAAACTTCAAATCTCTTACACTGAAACAATGGAAGTTCATCTTGAAGAAGGTATTGAGGTGTGCTGGAGGGTGATTTATTAAACATAACACCTAACCTAACTTAGGGAGGGGAGTGCATTAACTGGATATGGGCTGTTTCAGAAGCATAATTGTAAGAGGCTGAATTGCCTGCATAGGCAAATATGTTTTAGTATGCTTTATTTCCTCATCAGatgtggcttttttttcttttttcctccaaagtttCAGGTTGTAATTCTCAACCAGAAGTTTAagattttctgaaataattttaaaatgtagcttGTGCTTTTGAATTTCAGAAGGGACTCATAATTTCAGAAAATGCTCACTAAAAAGAATATTATAGATCCCAAACACTTAGGTTTGATGACCCTGTCTCTCTTATATGATCCTGGAAAAAAACAATTGGAGGCAATATATAATGCTCAGACAGGTAGAAAACATCAAACGTGGAACAGTATTTCAGTCAGCATTTTTGAAACCTGCTTTGTTGTAGCAAGATGGTTGCCATTGTAGTGAAGCTTCCACTGCTATTTGTAAATTGAGTGATTCTTAGaggacacttttttcttttaatctggtATGAATCAATACCTGGATATTTAATCACTATTCTTACTAAATCATGGGGACAAAAGAGTACAGAATGGAAAAAAGTCTCTTTGTATCTAGATACTTTAAATACAGAAGGTCCTTGTATCTTAATTACTTATAGTCAACCACTGGATCTCAATTTGCatcaagtattttaaataattctgaattttaagaaatgttttgCAGTAGTATGTCAGTACCTTATTGTTCAACTGAATCGGATAAAGAAATCTTCAGTTCCTGGTTATTTGGGCCATTTCATCATGGACTGTATAATACAAtcagattattttatttctaggCATCCTTGAATTACACCAAAGAACCTGAAATTTAATTTTggttaagttatttatttatttcatgcaCCCATCTTATTTCCCTTTTTAAGGTCTGGAAGAGACTTCTTTTGGGAAGCCTCTAAAAACTCTTCACTGTGGGCTATGTGGGGCAGTAGAAGCCAGAGCActcctcctccaggctccttCCCTGTCTAGAGGTGCTGTAGGAACCATAGATCCAGCCAGGGGCTTCCCTAAGGCAGTGCAGAGCCGGGCCAGAGGGCCACGAGGCAGGCCCTAAggaagtgttgttgttgttgttgttgttgttgttgttttttaaactctatgtatttattttagaatcatGTCTTTCTGTATATTGACTTGGAGAATATCAGTTAATATTTTAGGATATAAGATTTGAGGTCAGCCatcttccaaaaagaaaaaaaaacgtATGGACTTTAAAAGGTACACGTgaactatacatttttttttttccgtgaGCTTTAGGAACCGTAGTGATATGGCTTAGAAAGTATAATAGCctaaatgttttcaaaatgtaaGTTCATGTGGAAAAGAATTTTGTTTATGTGGGGGGAAAGACCTATAGGTTTAAAACAGTATGTCAGCTAACTGATTTAAAAGGCCTTGAattgctttgttttttgaactgccctcctccttttcttcctgtgAGGAAGATTAAGAGGGGACTCTTCTTTGTGTAAAATCTCCAAATTGGTGGTGTTGACTTTTGAATTTGAACATTTTCAAACCTGATTAAAACTTGGTTTATTCTAACTTCTGTATCAAAAAAGGTTCAAGTGGTAACTAGTCTTACAATATGTATGTATCATATGTTTGTTCATCTAAAGCTTTTTAATCCAAATAAAAATGGAGTTTGCAAAGTGATTGGGATTAACCAGGTTTGGTTGTTCTGTTAAAGCTTGTGTCAGACAGATGTTTAGTTTCAAGCAGGTTTAATTCCTGCAAACCTTGATTTTATGCTGACAGGGGTACGGCTGCCAATTTAAAGGAAAAGCGCTCCTCAGGTACAGGCAAAAGTCAGTGTCCCGACCCTGGTCCAGGGCTCAGGCTGCATTAACACAGAAGCCAAGTATAATCAGGCCACAGCCTGATGTGCCCATGTCACACCTCTCAGACTGACAGTCAGGGATTCCTAACATGTCCTCAGCAAAGGTTGAAGTTAAAGTCGCAGAGGGAGTTGTTACTGATGGTGGAAGGTAAGGCAGCATGTCCTGTATCATAAATCACTGTAACCCATTTCAAGTAGATGTGTGGCCAGAGGAGACTAATGGCCTGGAAATACTTTTATCATGCTTATAAGCTCCTAGAAAATGGCCACAATTTTAACAGAAAGTGCTGGTAAAGTCAACCAACTGTTTTCCTCTAATATCACTTTGCAAATCCCTGTGGTTCTGTTCTCCTAAGAGTTTAGGACTGTCCTGCCATCTGTGGTCATGAACATACTGTAAAGGATGGTTGATGTATAGTTAAACATTCCAGCTACATACTCTGAGCAAGACTGCTAAGTATTACTCAATTCCCTCTTCATTCAGAAGTCTGCTAGGTCAGCTGAATCAAAGTTCAGACCTGAACAAATTATCTATTCCCCAAATAGATGTAGAATGCACATCTTGTGGATTGCGCATAAATGTATGAAGACTAAAGCACACACATACTTTATTAGGAGAGAAATTGTTTTGGAAAACACCGTGGTCcaagtgtattttcttttttttaaaaagaaaagtaactcAGTGTGAAAAATCCAAACTTCTAAAAACAGATTAATTGAATTGCTATAACTTCAGAGATCCAGGCAAGATTTCCAAAATGGGACTGCTAGATGAACACAGAGAGCCCTCCATTACTGAGTATTTACTCTGTGCCTGGGTCCTTTCCCTATCCATTCAGATGATAAAGTGAAGTTCCAAAGCCCAGGTAGTTCCCCCAGCACCCCAGTGGACATCGACTTCTAGCTTTTGTTATCCTAAAGTATCCTGGTTTTTAAATGTAAGTTCTTTGTGGGTGTAGTTCACAGTAGGGGGCACTGCACTTCTGTAAGCTGCTTATAAGAGCATTGCTCTTTAAACTATTACAGCTCCCTTAAATAACCCTAGTGTCTGATAAGTGCATAGTCATATTCCTTTAGTAGAAGGCTTAAAAAAATTGAGGCAAAGGTAAAAGCCTCCACAATGGTTTAACAAAAATTAGTTCTGTACCATCCAAATTAATGTGCTTTGAAAGTGTCTTCAATTTAATACAGTAATTGCTTTGCTAGTCTACTTCCCTTGATGTCAGACATTGTTGTGTCATCTTCAAAGGTTTGTTGTCTTAAATCAGCACTCCAGtacttgtattttaaaaagatgatgagGAAAACTCTAGGGAAGTTAGGCACAAATTTCAGACTGGAGATTGTTTCTGGGATGGAAGCGGGAAGGAAACCACAGCAGACACAGAAGGTAGCTGATGGTTTTACTAGCATTTACAACTTCTCTTTGTAAAAGGTATATATGctacatatttatgtatgtacAAAGTATTAAACTTCTAAAACTGGGGCCGGGTGGAAAAATGGAGTTAGGCCACAATTTAAATGTATTGTGCAATAATCTAGTCATTAAAATAACCGTGAGGTTTAAGGTCACCAGGAACTCTTGTGACAAAAGTGCAAGTGAAGACTACATTCCTCCCCCAGGTGCTATTGGTCATCACTGGTCTTCATAGTCAAGCCACGTCTGAGCAGTGGCTCAGTAGTACTTGAATGAGGTGAGTGGTGAGTGGCTCTTTATTTATACTAAATTGGTTCTAACATAAATGAACTGACTTaaatcccttcagttcagttcagtcgctcagttgtgtccgactctgcgaccccatgaactgcagcacgccaggcctccctgtccatcaccaactcctggagttcacccaaaccatgtccattgagtcagtgatgccatccaaccatctcattctctgtcgtccccttctcttcctgccttcagtgtttcccagcatcaggatcttttcaaatgagtcagctcttcacatcaggcggccgaagtattggagtttcagcttcagcatcaatccttccaatgaatattcaggactgatttcctttaggttggactggttggatctccttgcagtccaagggactctcaagagtcttctccaacaccacagttcaaaagcatcaattctttggcgctcagctttctttatagtccaactctcacatccatatatgaccactggaaaaaccatagcattgactagatggacctttggtgacaaagtaatgtctctgcttttcaatatgctatctaggttggtcataactttccttccaaggagtaagcgtcttttaatttcatgactgcaatcaccatctgcagtgatcttggaacccagaaaaataaagtcagccactgtttccccatctatttcccatgaagtgatgggcccggatgccatgatcttagttttcagtgTATTTGTGGCAGAGATCTGTAACTTGATAATACCTGTGGCCTTAAGCATCAGCTTCTTTATTCATGAGTGAATAGGTAGAAATGATTTTGCAACTTAGTCTTCTTTAATATGTAgatatttttttgtttgaaaaGATGTTGGATGTGGTTATCCAAGCCTAGAAAGATGCCTTTGCTTTTCTACCACCTGATCCAAACTTTTTCTGGGTTAGATTGCAAACTCTCCCTATAGCCTGAGCCTCTGATTTAACTCAAGTCTGTGGTTGCTCAGTGCTGTGAAGATTCACTTTTTTGGGGAAGGAGCAGTGTCTTCAGCAGCTGGATGAAGGCAGCATCTTCCTCACAGAAGGTAGTGAAGCCTATGGTTCCCAGTCCTCACAGAGGTCCAGCCCTTGATATTAGTGGAGTCAAACAAGGGAAGGGGTTGTTGGTGTTCATAACAATGTGAGGTGTGTTTGCATTCTAGGAAAATGTTCACTAATTGGTAGCTGGCAGAAATGCAGTCTGCATAGTCATCCTCGTTTAAATGACCCTGCAGTAGAGACCTTACTTTCATTCATATTAAATTTGAGTTCAGCAAAAAATTAACTTAGGTTATCCCTGGTTACCTAAAACAAAGGACTTCACAATTTAGGGTACACTGAAAAGCATCCTGATTCATCCTTGAATTGTTTAAGAAATGTTTCACAAACTAGAGTCCGTTGTTTCAGTAGGAAATAATTTTCCCACAAGTGCTGTGCATCAGTGATTTGGGAAGTATTCAAGCAGGGACAGGAAAAGTATAAAAACTATTTATAAAGGCAATTCTGTGTAAGAACAAGAGacctgaaaaatacattttaaaaggagtTGAAAGCAGTAGTGAAGTTTGAGATTTACTTTATTGACTGCTGAAGTTCAGTCTCTGATGCATCTTGCAGCCTTCTCTGATACTGTCTTTCTGAGGCTTTTCTGCGGTAGACGTCATCTGTATCAAACAAAGATTTGATTTagattttttaagaaactatggaattaaaaatacatatcagAGTAATTTAACCAGTAGTCTAGATCTATCACCTGAATCTCAACAATAATGTTTAATGCCAAAATCAACTTAAAACACGATTTAAATGAGGACTATGTTAAAGTTCTCAATAGCAGGGTCAGAGTCAGCATCCTCAAAGATAGGGTCATGTCACAGCACAGCTCTTAGCAATTTCACTTCTCTCTGAAATCATCTGTCTTAACTGTCCTCTCTCAGGCACTTCCAACCCTACAGCTCTCTGCTGCTCtctctgtcacacccaggaactcAGGGCAGGGAGGTGAGGGCAGTCTCCTTGTTCTTGGCTGCTGCTTCTCCACCCTCTTTCTCCCGGGGCCTTGCCATTTGCCACTGCCTTCCCTGGCATCTGCCGTCCGTCACTACCCTTCAGTCTCTGAAAATGCTGGCATTTAGCTCAGATTCCTTGACCCTGTCCTGTGCCATCTTCCCAGTTGACACCATCCCCAACAGATAAGAAGCAACAGCCCCCTTCATCATCCTGACTTCTCAACTTTTGCCATCTTGCAAGTTTCCTCTGAAGTAATAAATTCCTTCTGTTCTGACCACAACCTCTACTCCCTTTCTACCAGCCTTTCTGTCCTTGGATCTTTACCAACTTCCTCAGCTCCTTGTTCTCTCTTACTGCCCAAACCAGCTGAAATTCCCTCTTACTAGTACCAGCTTCTTGACACACCTTCAAAACCCCAACTACAGATTGATGCaacttccttccttctccatgCCTCACTCTGCTTGCTACGCACTGTGGGTGTTGGACCTAAGTGGGTCCACTATGATGCCTGACAATCCTGTTGCTTCAGCCATGGCCCTGACCCTACTCCGCTCACCCCAAATGGCCATGAACTCTTTCTGCACAGAGAGAAAAGTCGTCAGTAAAGAACTCTTCCCACTGACTTCCAAGGGCTACTCGGCCTTGCTCAgatcccatcctctcccttctCAAGGGCCAGGGTATATCCAGCCTCCCTCCACCTGCTCTGTCCTGATCAGTATTTGCATATCTTCAAGTCTCCTGGTAGAGGAGAGAAAACTTACCTCCCACCCACTTAGTTGAACTTCCTAAACTGCCTGTCTTCTACGATAAAAGACCCTTCTTGTTTCCCTCCTTGCCTCTCTGGCCACTCTCAGTCACCCTTAAAATGTTGGGGCTTAAGCTCTAACTTTCATCACAATCTGCATGTGAGTGACCCACTAACCTAGATCTAAGGCCTAGATGTGCCTTCTATCTATATAACCATCTTCTCCCTCAGCACAGGCAAAATGGAGCCCAGGACTGTTCTGCTTATGTTCCCCCCTGCCCCAGCTGCCCCACCAGAAGCCTCCACTCATCTCCTGAGTCTACTCAAACACCACGGCCTTGTCAGTACTGCCTCTGGAGTGTCAACTCTAGCCACTTCTTAGCATCTCATCCTAGTCTAGACCACCATCCCAAACCTGGAAAACCATACGCCTACGTCTTCCTGCCAGTGTGCTTTCCACAAAAAGTCATTCACCACATATGTTCACCTCCTGCTGCTTGAAACTCTTCAGTCCTTTGGGATACAGTCTTGGTTCTCTGGTCCCTTTGTGGCCCCTCCAGGCACCTTTTAAACCACACCATCCCTCACGCTGCTCACCTGTTTCAGTCCCTCAAACACAGCATACTTGCACACCAAGGCCCCCAAGTTTGCTCTTACCACTGGCAGAAGACACTTGCAACACCACCAATGTTTCCCTCATCTGGCTGACAATCTTTGGGCCCCCCTGACATGGTCactcctccaggcagccttcccTGCACCACCTAGTACAATTCAGGTGCCCCACCCAGGAATCCCATGTTCCCTCCACTTTCCCCTCACAAGTAATCACACTTAATAGTAACTGATCTGTCTCTCCCATTGGTGGTGTTCTGGGGTGGGGAGCCCTCTGCCTTATTCTGTCTTCTAAGTGGTGgttattaaatattaatgaatGGATGAACAGAAGAATTAAGTATCTTTAGAAACcgctaatttattttttagaagaggGTTGGCAGTTCACAAGTGATCGTGTTTCTGGAGAGGGAGAAAGCAGAAAGGGCCTAGGAGTTAGAGAAGTCTTTCTGGAAGAGGAACTAGCCTATACAGAGCTAGTGCTCAGCAAAGCAATGCCAGGCACTCTGTTTACAGTGCTTGCCCTTGGTACCCATGACTCTGGCCTGTAAAGACAGTGGTATTTAAGCGGGGCAGACCAGCTCTCCCTAGGGTTTGGACGTGCCAATTAGGAGCTTACACATACCCTTCTATCCCGCTTCTAGATGCTGTGGGCAAGTCTATTCCTTAGGCCCAGTGTCACTGGCAGGCTTGAAAGGACAGCGTCCAGAATGCAGTCACGTGCCCTCCCATCTAAGTGCAGGGAAGGTCTCAAGGTTGGACACCAATGTATATTTGTCGCCCCGCTTGTAGGAGAGCCCAGGCGGATGTCCACGCCCCAATGAGGGAGACAGTACTCGCCCTTCTGCAGGATAAAAGCAGCTCAGCGCTGAGCGGAATGAGAGGTCTGCAACCTAACAATATTCCCAGCAAAATGGTTCCTTTGCCGCCTCCTGCTTGCTTGAAAAGAAACGGAGGCTGCTGCACCCCCACTTACAAAAGGTCTCCTGGCCCACGCGCACTTTAATCATGATCCACTCCATTGTTCCTCCGAGGACAAAAAAGAAGGGCAGGAACCTGTAGACGCCGAATCGCTGCTTCCCGGGCATCCGCTGCAGAACCCGCCTCACCTGGGCCCTGGAAAACATGCCGGACATAGGAGGTCGTTGGAGGAGGGTAAGGCGGAACAAAGGCTGGAGCGCCCGGATGAAACCAAAGCGGCCCTGCCCGTCCTTGCTGAGTCCGACGGCCAGGTTGCCTTGCAATCCAAGTCTTGCACCGCCTCCACAGTGGTC is from Bos taurus isolate L1 Dominette 01449 registration number 42190680 breed Hereford chromosome 22, ARS-UCD2.0, whole genome shotgun sequence and encodes:
- the UQCC5 gene encoding ubiquinol-cytochrome c reductase complex assembly factor 5 codes for the protein MSGMFSRAQVRRVLQRMPGKQRFGVYRFLPFFFVLGGTMEWIMIKVRVGQETFYDVYRRKASERQYQRRLQDASETELQQSIK